The Rhizobium leguminosarum genome includes a region encoding these proteins:
- a CDS encoding PAS domain-containing protein — MPLHFEQPVIDKTEQSRAHIGITDAEVVQMLAAYRLFGFWRIDIETGHFFASEDVHAIFGLSYSDGPVNLTELMSRIHEEDRSLIAQTFEEASRHGVGFHFVYRVDNRLGGYKLVRSVGRFRNDESGGGIVGITYEFVEKLRVVGFEDNTIPR; from the coding sequence GTGCCTCTTCACTTCGAACAGCCCGTTATTGACAAGACAGAACAATCCCGCGCCCACATCGGCATCACCGATGCGGAAGTCGTCCAGATGCTTGCTGCCTATCGTCTTTTCGGCTTCTGGCGCATCGACATCGAGACAGGACATTTCTTTGCAAGCGAGGATGTCCATGCGATCTTCGGCCTCTCCTACAGCGACGGCCCTGTCAACCTGACAGAGCTCATGTCGCGCATCCACGAGGAGGACCGCAGCCTGATCGCCCAAACCTTCGAAGAGGCGAGCCGTCACGGCGTCGGCTTCCATTTCGTTTATCGCGTCGACAACCGGCTTGGCGGCTACAAGCTGGTGCGTAGCGTCGGCCGCTTCCGAAACGATGAAAGCGGCGGCGGCATCGTCGGCATCACCTATGAATTCGTCGAGAAACTGCGCGTCGTCGGCTTCGAGGACAACACGATACCCCGCTGA
- a CDS encoding TonB-dependent hemoglobin/transferrin/lactoferrin family receptor gives MIVRHWRSVLLVCTAATVVLPVSQSFAQSAPATTPQATAEDSTVLQKIVVKGKRVAPGSVADTPLATEITAKQLEEKQVTNFDDIGRSVDAGVNYSRGDAGFNLRGLSGARILTTIDGIPIPYISNSSRQGAFAPANANGGGDTFDFDSLSSLDIVRGADSSKGGSGMLGGAIVLNTLEPEDLIPEGRDWGAIVKSTYDSEDRSISGSAAAAKKIGNTSILFQGGYRKGHERDNMGDNDSHGALRTEANPADFDQNSLLFKLRQELEGGHRIGLTAERFRRDLKTDLRQLQGGTSPRNFMIDNYDGRELRDRDRVSLDYDYEAQSSDAFFSSARATLYWLDLKKEAGSRGRTTANVAYGRNNEIENETWGFSGTATKDFEYSGLSHSVRVGLDFGVSSWSQYSWALCPTSTTCPSLNNQAEVPNVDSQNFGLVVEDKIEIGNTGFALTPGFRFDWFNYNPSTGGSFASNTGLTRFGDLNDRTEAGLSPKILATYDVTPDVQLYMQLAVGFRAPTVDELYSRFYNPTGRYAQLGNPDLDPEIGRGIEVGANFDTGDFTGRIAAFHTRYQNFIETVATRDVTGFTEFNYTNVAAATISGIEASAVKTFNNGINLHASLAYAYGRNEETTQRLRSVAPFKAIVGGGWSNETFGFDLSSTLSAGMLTDHLDTPVSNTSDTTFDAPGYAIVDLTGWWTPEQVPGLRVQAGVYNIFDQEHYNALAVREVNLSSATASQPREWYSEPGRTFKVSITKTF, from the coding sequence ATGATCGTCCGGCATTGGCGTTCGGTTCTATTGGTCTGCACGGCAGCCACAGTTGTTCTTCCCGTTTCGCAGTCTTTCGCGCAAAGCGCTCCGGCCACCACGCCGCAAGCCACCGCGGAGGACAGCACTGTCCTGCAGAAGATCGTCGTCAAGGGCAAACGCGTGGCGCCGGGCAGCGTCGCCGACACGCCGCTTGCGACCGAGATCACCGCGAAGCAGCTCGAAGAAAAGCAGGTCACCAATTTTGACGATATCGGGCGCAGCGTCGATGCAGGCGTGAATTATTCGCGTGGTGACGCAGGCTTCAACCTGCGTGGCCTTTCCGGTGCTCGCATCCTGACCACCATCGACGGCATTCCGATACCTTACATTTCGAACAGCTCGCGCCAGGGCGCCTTTGCGCCGGCCAACGCCAACGGCGGCGGCGACACCTTCGATTTCGATTCACTGTCTTCGCTCGATATCGTGCGCGGCGCGGATTCGAGCAAGGGCGGTTCCGGCATGCTCGGCGGCGCCATCGTTCTCAATACGCTGGAGCCGGAGGATCTTATTCCCGAAGGCCGGGATTGGGGTGCGATCGTCAAGTCGACCTATGACAGCGAAGACCGCAGCATTTCCGGCTCGGCCGCCGCTGCCAAGAAGATCGGCAACACGTCGATCCTGTTTCAGGGTGGCTACCGCAAGGGCCATGAACGCGACAATATGGGCGACAACGACAGCCACGGTGCTCTTCGCACCGAGGCGAATCCGGCTGATTTCGATCAGAACAGCCTGCTCTTCAAACTGCGCCAGGAGCTGGAAGGTGGCCATCGCATCGGCTTGACAGCGGAACGATTCCGCCGCGATCTCAAGACCGACCTGCGCCAACTCCAGGGAGGCACCAGTCCTCGCAACTTCATGATCGACAATTATGACGGTCGCGAGCTGCGTGATCGCGATCGTGTATCGCTCGATTATGATTATGAAGCGCAGTCCTCCGACGCGTTCTTCAGCAGTGCGCGTGCCACGCTCTATTGGCTGGATTTGAAGAAGGAAGCCGGCAGCAGGGGCCGTACGACCGCCAATGTGGCCTATGGACGTAACAACGAGATTGAAAACGAAACCTGGGGCTTCAGTGGCACGGCAACGAAGGACTTCGAATATTCCGGTCTCAGCCACTCCGTTCGGGTGGGCCTTGACTTCGGCGTTTCGAGCTGGAGCCAGTATAGCTGGGCCCTTTGCCCGACATCGACGACCTGCCCGTCGCTGAACAATCAGGCGGAAGTGCCCAATGTCGACAGCCAGAATTTTGGGCTTGTTGTCGAAGATAAGATCGAAATCGGCAATACCGGCTTCGCGCTGACACCCGGCTTCCGCTTTGACTGGTTCAACTACAATCCCTCGACCGGCGGGAGTTTCGCAAGCAATACCGGGCTTACCCGTTTCGGGGACCTGAACGACCGAACGGAAGCCGGCCTGTCACCGAAGATTCTTGCGACATACGACGTGACACCGGACGTGCAGCTCTACATGCAGCTGGCAGTCGGCTTCCGCGCACCCACCGTGGACGAACTCTATAGCCGCTTCTACAACCCGACGGGCCGCTACGCCCAGCTCGGTAATCCCGATCTGGACCCGGAAATCGGCCGCGGCATCGAGGTCGGTGCCAATTTCGATACGGGCGATTTCACCGGTCGGATTGCAGCTTTCCACACCCGCTACCAGAACTTTATCGAGACAGTGGCGACAAGGGATGTGACCGGCTTCACGGAGTTCAATTACACGAACGTAGCAGCTGCTACGATCTCGGGTATCGAAGCCAGCGCCGTCAAAACGTTCAACAACGGCATCAACCTGCACGCTTCACTTGCCTATGCTTACGGTAGGAATGAAGAAACCACACAGCGCCTGCGCTCAGTAGCGCCGTTCAAGGCAATCGTCGGCGGCGGCTGGAGCAACGAGACTTTCGGCTTCGACCTTTCCTCGACGCTGTCGGCCGGCATGCTCACCGACCATCTCGATACGCCCGTCAGCAACACCAGCGACACGACCTTCGATGCGCCCGGCTACGCAATCGTCGACCTGACTGGCTGGTGGACGCCGGAACAGGTGCCGGGCCTGCGCGTGCAGGCAGGCGTCTACAACATTTTTGATCAGGAACATTACAACGCGCTCGCTGTGCGCGAGGTCAATCTGAGCTCGGCGACGGCGTCCCAGCCGCGGGAGTGGTATTCGGAGCCGGGCCGTACGTTTAAGGTCTCGATCACCAAGACTTTCTGA
- a CDS encoding extensin family protein, giving the protein MQRKTPSCVVFSHGYEESDALRKLSTLAILLAATAFLAGARLPPRGPMPEPRPDAGQATSPTSPSSEKAQPPAPEEVPAPQPKPDVKNPEEPASSRPPAPQAAPSKPGPAEPMQGPPLPPGSPESSQPPEEAKPPGEQTLEEQNLTIEPESDAEHAECTAALQSLGVVFKDTPRIDDGNGCGIDKPIIVSEALPGIKLKPEATIRCPAALALARWMKDSVIPAASAALPEQGRITTVNQATSYMCRLRNGAGTGKVSEHARGNAIDIASFHFEKGEDVAVRSRREDSTLTAAFQRTVSAAGCLYFTTVLDPESDAAHETHFHLDIIERKGGYRYCH; this is encoded by the coding sequence TTGCAACGAAAAACGCCCTCATGCGTTGTCTTTAGCCACGGATATGAGGAATCGGACGCGTTGAGAAAACTTTCGACATTGGCGATCCTTCTCGCCGCAACCGCCTTTCTTGCCGGCGCCCGCCTGCCCCCGCGAGGCCCGATGCCCGAACCTCGGCCAGATGCCGGACAGGCGACCAGCCCCACCTCCCCCTCTTCGGAAAAGGCGCAACCGCCCGCGCCTGAAGAGGTCCCGGCCCCGCAGCCGAAACCCGATGTAAAGAATCCGGAGGAACCGGCATCAAGCCGGCCGCCAGCGCCGCAGGCCGCACCTTCAAAGCCCGGGCCGGCAGAGCCGATGCAAGGTCCGCCGCTGCCGCCGGGCAGCCCCGAAAGCTCGCAGCCGCCGGAAGAAGCTAAGCCACCCGGCGAGCAGACACTTGAAGAGCAAAACCTGACGATCGAACCCGAAAGCGATGCCGAGCATGCCGAATGCACGGCCGCCCTTCAGTCCCTGGGCGTCGTCTTCAAGGACACGCCGCGCATCGACGACGGCAACGGTTGCGGCATCGACAAGCCGATCATCGTCTCTGAAGCCCTGCCCGGCATCAAGCTGAAGCCGGAGGCGACGATCCGCTGCCCGGCGGCACTCGCCCTTGCCCGCTGGATGAAGGACAGCGTCATCCCCGCTGCCTCCGCCGCCCTGCCGGAGCAGGGCCGCATCACCACCGTCAACCAGGCGACGTCCTATATGTGCCGCCTGCGCAACGGCGCCGGAACCGGCAAGGTCTCCGAACATGCCCGCGGCAACGCCATCGATATTGCGAGCTTCCACTTCGAAAAGGGCGAGGATGTCGCCGTCCGCTCCCGCCGCGAGGATTCGACCCTCACCGCCGCCTTCCAGCGCACCGTCAGCGCCGCCGGCTGCCTCTACTTCACCACCGTCCTCGACCCCGAAAGCGACGCCGCCCACGAAACCCATTTCCATCTCGACATCATCGAGAGGAAGGGTGGCTATCGTTATTGCCATTAG
- a CDS encoding CopG family ribbon-helix-helix protein translates to MAIVIAISYFQELRFPLESGYPTTKLRHEGTGGVPTMTLLSFQMKDSTVSRLDRLAERRKLSSAEIAAVAIEEFIEREEWQLSEIEAAVREAEQSDFASDEEVAAILSKYIGSPSGK, encoded by the coding sequence GTGGCTATCGTTATTGCCATTAGTTATTTCCAAGAATTGCGATTCCCGCTTGAATCGGGATATCCAACCACTAAACTTCGGCACGAAGGAACCGGCGGAGTGCCTACCATGACCTTGTTGAGCTTCCAGATGAAAGATTCCACAGTTTCCCGTCTGGATCGCCTAGCCGAAAGGCGAAAGCTTTCGTCGGCCGAAATCGCAGCCGTCGCGATCGAAGAATTCATCGAACGGGAGGAATGGCAACTCTCCGAGATCGAGGCTGCCGTTCGCGAAGCCGAGCAAAGTGACTTCGCCTCCGATGAGGAGGTCGCCGCAATCCTGTCAAAATATATCGGCAGCCCTTCTGGAAAATGA
- a CDS encoding type II toxin-antitoxin system RelE/ParE family toxin, translating to MSLRIKWSRRALARLDHIGAYIARHDQGAAGRVIARIQSIVETLPDYPLMGKVGRVAGTREMVLSDIPYIVAYRAKENEIEILTILHTSLRWPKSF from the coding sequence ATGAGCCTGCGTATCAAATGGAGCCGCAGAGCGCTTGCCCGCCTTGATCATATCGGCGCTTACATCGCCCGTCACGATCAAGGCGCCGCAGGGAGGGTCATCGCCCGTATCCAATCCATCGTGGAGACACTGCCAGATTATCCGTTGATGGGAAAAGTCGGTCGTGTCGCAGGGACAAGGGAAATGGTGCTAAGCGACATTCCCTATATTGTCGCATATCGCGCTAAAGAAAACGAAATTGAAATTCTAACCATCTTGCATACATCTCTGCGGTGGCCGAAGAGCTTCTGA
- a CDS encoding helix-turn-helix transcriptional regulator yields MSYMTTSERQSLLSAELSTARTRSLFAQALGRVSTSFGLSHATLMHAPSPEDLLLKPLLIESSLPGAYVRDFDRAHMMRDCPFGVRLRESAVPPAWHLNDASNGQAFSAELRVLMLRHVIPAGIAMPTIAADGQRLVFWFCGERAALGQSEINELAMIILHALNAYNAVKRNEECAHNALSTRELEVVRWTAQGKTSIEIGQILTLSDHTVNAYMTNAIKKLDCVNRTQLVAKAIRLKLIS; encoded by the coding sequence ATGTCTTACATGACTACCTCTGAAAGACAGTCATTGCTTTCGGCAGAACTTTCGACCGCACGAACGCGGAGCCTGTTTGCGCAGGCGCTTGGCAGGGTCTCCACATCCTTCGGATTGTCGCATGCAACACTGATGCACGCCCCCTCCCCGGAAGACCTTCTCTTGAAACCCCTGCTGATCGAGAGCTCGCTTCCGGGCGCCTATGTCAGGGATTTCGACCGTGCCCACATGATGCGCGACTGCCCTTTCGGCGTAAGGCTGAGGGAGTCTGCCGTGCCGCCGGCATGGCACCTCAACGACGCCTCCAATGGTCAGGCTTTCTCCGCCGAACTGCGTGTCCTGATGCTGCGCCATGTCATACCGGCAGGCATTGCCATGCCGACCATTGCAGCCGACGGCCAGCGCCTGGTCTTCTGGTTCTGCGGCGAGCGCGCCGCACTGGGCCAGAGCGAAATCAACGAGCTGGCAATGATCATTCTCCATGCACTGAATGCATACAATGCAGTCAAACGTAACGAGGAATGCGCGCATAACGCGCTGTCAACTCGAGAACTAGAAGTTGTGCGCTGGACTGCCCAAGGCAAGACCTCGATCGAAATCGGTCAGATCCTGACGCTCTCGGACCATACTGTGAACGCCTATATGACGAACGCGATCAAAAAACTCGATTGCGTCAACCGGACCCAGTTGGTAGCTAAGGCAATTCGATTGAAGCTGATCAGCTGA
- a CDS encoding anthranilate synthase has product MVTILRDDGAEIYETKGGISVTRQRRAIPYGDAVSSYIDKLDERRGAVFSSNYEYPGRYTRWDTAVVDPPLGISSFGRDVWIEAYNERGEVILGFVTERLKTVSDIVLGASSARRLDLTVKTPDRVFTEEERSKMPTVFTVLRAVTDLFYSQADASLGFYGAFGYDIAFQFDAIELKLTRPSDQRDMVLYLPDEILVVDNYAAKAWIDRYDFEKDGVTTEGKAQDIAAEPFNHTDAIPPKSDHRPGEYAELVTKAKESFRKGDLFEVVPGQKFMERCDSKPSDISKRLKAINPSPYSFFINLGHQEYLVGASPEMFVRVSGRRIETCPISGTIKRGDDPIADSEQILKLLNSKKDESELTMCSDVDRNDKSRVCEPGSVKVIGRRQIEMYSRLIHTVDHIEGRLRDDMDAFDGFLSHAWAVTVTGAPKLWAMRFIESHEKSPRAWYGGAIGMVGFNGDMNTGLTLRTVRIKDGIAEVRAGATLLNDSIPDEEEAETELKASAMLSAIRDAKTGNSGRIQRDVASVGKGVSILLVDHEDSFVHTLANYFRQTGATVSTVRTPVPEEIFDRLNPDLVVLSPGPGTPKDFDCKATIKKARARNLPIFGVCLGLQALAEAYGGELRHLALPMHGKPSRIRVLEPGIVFSGLAKEVTVGRYHSIFADPSTLPREFIITAESDDGTIMGIEHAKEPIAAVQFHPESIMTLGGDAGMRMIENVVAHLARKVKTKAA; this is encoded by the coding sequence ATGGTAACGATCCTGCGGGATGATGGTGCGGAAATCTACGAGACCAAGGGCGGCATATCCGTCACGCGGCAGCGGCGGGCGATCCCCTACGGCGATGCGGTCTCTTCCTATATCGACAAGCTCGATGAGCGCCGCGGCGCGGTGTTTTCGTCGAACTACGAATATCCGGGCCGCTATACGCGCTGGGATACCGCCGTCGTCGATCCGCCGCTCGGCATCTCTTCCTTCGGGCGCGACGTCTGGATCGAGGCCTATAATGAACGCGGCGAGGTGATCCTCGGCTTCGTGACCGAGCGGCTGAAGACCGTGTCCGACATCGTGCTCGGCGCTTCCTCGGCCCGCCGACTCGACCTCACCGTCAAGACGCCGGACCGGGTGTTCACCGAGGAAGAACGTTCGAAGATGCCGACGGTCTTCACCGTGCTGCGCGCCGTCACCGACCTGTTTTATTCGCAGGCGGATGCGAGCCTCGGGTTCTACGGCGCCTTCGGATACGACATCGCCTTCCAGTTCGACGCGATCGAACTGAAGCTGACGCGACCCTCCGACCAGCGCGACATGGTGCTCTACCTGCCGGACGAGATCCTCGTTGTCGACAACTACGCCGCCAAGGCCTGGATCGACCGTTACGACTTCGAAAAAGACGGCGTGACGACCGAGGGCAAGGCCCAAGATATCGCAGCGGAGCCCTTCAATCACACGGATGCCATTCCGCCGAAGAGCGATCACCGGCCGGGCGAATATGCCGAGCTCGTCACCAAGGCGAAGGAAAGTTTCCGCAAGGGCGACCTTTTCGAAGTCGTGCCCGGGCAGAAATTCATGGAGCGCTGCGACAGCAAGCCGTCCGACATTTCAAAGCGGCTGAAGGCGATCAATCCGTCGCCTTATTCCTTCTTCATCAATCTCGGCCATCAGGAATATCTGGTCGGCGCCTCGCCCGAAATGTTCGTGCGCGTTTCCGGCCGTCGCATCGAGACCTGCCCGATTTCGGGCACGATCAAGCGTGGCGACGACCCGATCGCCGACAGCGAGCAGATCCTGAAGCTCCTGAATTCCAAGAAGGACGAGTCCGAGCTCACCATGTGCTCGGATGTCGACCGCAACGACAAAAGCCGGGTCTGCGAGCCGGGTTCGGTCAAGGTGATCGGCCGCCGGCAGATCGAGATGTATTCGCGCCTTATCCACACGGTCGACCATATCGAAGGGCGGCTGCGCGACGACATGGACGCTTTCGACGGTTTCCTCAGCCACGCCTGGGCCGTCACCGTCACCGGCGCCCCGAAGCTCTGGGCGATGCGCTTCATCGAGAGCCATGAAAAGAGCCCACGCGCATGGTATGGTGGAGCAATCGGCATGGTCGGCTTCAACGGCGACATGAACACCGGCCTGACGCTGCGCACCGTGCGCATCAAGGATGGTATCGCCGAGGTGCGCGCCGGTGCGACGCTGCTCAACGATTCCATTCCTGACGAAGAAGAAGCCGAAACAGAACTGAAGGCCTCTGCCATGCTTTCCGCCATCCGAGACGCCAAGACGGGCAATTCCGGCAGGATCCAGCGCGACGTTGCGAGCGTCGGCAAGGGCGTCAGCATCCTGCTCGTCGATCACGAAGACAGCTTCGTCCACACGCTCGCCAATTACTTCCGCCAGACGGGGGCGACGGTTTCGACCGTGCGTACGCCGGTGCCGGAGGAAATCTTCGACCGGCTGAACCCGGACCTCGTCGTGCTGTCGCCGGGACCCGGAACGCCCAAGGATTTCGACTGCAAGGCGACGATCAAGAAGGCGCGGGCGCGCAACCTGCCGATCTTCGGCGTTTGCCTCGGTCTGCAGGCGCTCGCCGAAGCCTATGGCGGGGAACTGCGCCATTTGGCGCTGCCGATGCACGGCAAGCCCTCGCGCATCCGCGTGCTGGAGCCGGGCATCGTCTTCTCCGGCCTTGCCAAGGAGGTGACGGTCGGCCGCTACCACTCGATCTTCGCCGATCCCTCGACGCTGCCGCGTGAGTTCATCATCACGGCGGAAAGCGACGACGGCACGATCATGGGCATCGAACACGCCAAGGAACCGATCGCCGCAGTGCAGTTCCATCCGGAGTCGATCATGACGCTCGGTGGCGATGCCGGGATGCGGATGATCGAAAATGTCGTGGCGCATCTGGCGCGCAAGGTGAAGACGAAAGCTGCCTGA
- a CDS encoding IS481 family transposase: protein MGQVLHGSATTTEAIRRAIQNSEESLRALSKRYGVNQKTIAKWKRRTSLADLPTGPKDPHSTILSLEEEAVIVAFRRHTLLPLDDCLYALQPTIPHLTRSSLHRCLQRHGISRLPEVKGDKEPKKKFKSYPIGYFHVDIAEVQTAEGKLYLFVAIDRTSKFAFAELYAKAGKMNAAQFLRNLIAAVPYTIHTILTDNGIQFTNRACDQNAFQHIFDRVCEEYEIEHRLTKVKHPWTNGQVERMNRTIKEATVKRFHYDDHAQLKKHLADFIDAYNFGRRLKTLKGLTPYEFICKRWTSEPDRFIIDPIHQMPGLNS, encoded by the coding sequence ATGGGCCAGGTTCTACACGGGAGCGCCACAACGACAGAGGCAATCCGTCGAGCAATACAAAATAGTGAAGAGAGCCTGAGAGCGCTTTCAAAGCGGTATGGGGTCAATCAGAAGACAATAGCCAAATGGAAGAGACGGACATCATTGGCCGATCTTCCGACAGGCCCGAAGGACCCGCATTCGACAATCCTCTCCCTTGAAGAAGAAGCCGTCATCGTCGCCTTTCGCAGGCATACATTGCTGCCTCTTGATGACTGCCTCTATGCCCTTCAACCGACGATCCCGCATCTGACACGTTCGTCCCTGCACAGGTGTCTGCAGCGCCACGGCATTTCACGCCTGCCGGAAGTGAAAGGCGACAAAGAACCGAAGAAAAAGTTCAAAAGCTACCCGATCGGCTACTTCCACGTCGATATTGCCGAGGTGCAGACGGCTGAGGGCAAGCTCTATCTCTTCGTGGCGATTGATCGCACGTCCAAGTTCGCCTTCGCTGAGCTCTATGCCAAAGCTGGCAAGATGAATGCCGCCCAGTTCCTGCGCAACCTGATCGCGGCGGTGCCCTACACCATCCATACTATCCTGACCGATAATGGCATCCAGTTCACCAACCGGGCCTGTGACCAAAATGCCTTCCAGCACATCTTCGACCGAGTCTGTGAGGAATACGAGATCGAGCATCGCCTGACAAAGGTTAAGCACCCATGGACCAATGGGCAGGTCGAGCGGATGAACCGGACGATCAAGGAAGCGACTGTCAAGCGCTTCCACTACGACGATCACGCACAACTGAAAAAGCATCTCGCCGACTTCATCGACGCCTACAATTTTGGGCGCAGGCTCAAGACACTAAAGGGCCTCACCCCCTACGAGTTCATCTGCAAAAGGTGGACTTCCGAGCCAGATCGATTCATCATCGATCCTATCCATCAAATGCCGGGACTAAACAGCTAG
- a CDS encoding formate--tetrahydrofolate ligase, whose translation MPSIKSDIEIARAAAKKPIFEIGAKLGIPVEQLVPYGHDKAKVSAEFIAAQAGKTDGKLILVTAINPTPAGEGKTTTTVGLGDGLNRIGKKAIVCIREASLGPCFGVKGGAAGGGYAQVVPMEDINLHFTGDFHAITSAHNLLAAMVDNHIYWGNEENIDIRRITWRRVMDMNDRALRSMVASLGGVANGFPRQGGFDITVASEVMAILCLATDLKDLEQRLGDIIIGYRFDRTPVHARDLKADGAMAVLLKDAMQPNLVQTLENNPAFVHGGPFANIAHGCNSVTATKTALKLGDYVVTEAGFGADLGAEKFFDIKCRKAGLKPDAAVIVATVRALKMNGGVKKEDLGTEDVAALKKGCANLGRHVANVRRFGVPVVVAINHFVSDTDAEIAAVKEFVSRLGAEAILCRHWALGSAGIEELAHKVVELAESGQAKFQPLYGDDLSLFEKIEIVASKIYHAGEVTADKAVRDQLQTWEEQGYGKLPICMAKTQYSFSTDPNLRGAPEGHIVTVREVRLSAGAGFVVAITGEIMTMPGLPKSPSAERIFLNDQGYIEGLF comes from the coding sequence ATGCCATCAATCAAATCCGATATCGAAATCGCGCGCGCTGCGGCCAAAAAGCCGATCTTCGAAATCGGGGCGAAACTGGGCATTCCGGTCGAGCAGCTCGTTCCTTATGGTCACGACAAGGCGAAGGTCAGCGCCGAGTTCATCGCCGCGCAAGCGGGCAAGACGGACGGCAAGCTGATTCTCGTCACCGCGATCAATCCGACACCGGCCGGCGAGGGCAAGACGACCACCACCGTCGGGCTCGGCGACGGGTTGAACCGGATCGGCAAGAAGGCCATTGTCTGCATCCGCGAGGCCTCGCTCGGTCCGTGCTTCGGTGTCAAGGGCGGGGCGGCCGGCGGCGGTTATGCGCAGGTCGTGCCGATGGAAGACATCAACCTGCATTTCACCGGCGATTTCCATGCAATCACATCGGCGCACAATCTGCTGGCGGCTATGGTCGACAACCACATCTACTGGGGCAACGAAGAGAATATCGACATCCGCCGCATCACCTGGCGGCGGGTCATGGACATGAACGACCGGGCGCTCAGAAGCATGGTCGCATCGCTCGGCGGCGTCGCCAACGGTTTCCCGCGCCAGGGCGGGTTCGACATCACCGTCGCCTCCGAGGTGATGGCGATCCTCTGCCTCGCCACCGACCTCAAGGATCTGGAGCAGCGGCTCGGCGACATCATCATCGGCTATCGTTTCGACAGGACGCCGGTGCATGCGCGCGACCTGAAGGCCGACGGCGCCATGGCGGTGCTGTTGAAAGATGCGATGCAGCCGAACCTGGTGCAGACGCTCGAGAACAATCCGGCCTTCGTGCATGGCGGGCCTTTCGCCAATATCGCCCATGGCTGCAACTCGGTGACGGCGACGAAGACGGCGCTGAAGCTCGGCGACTATGTGGTGACGGAAGCAGGGTTCGGCGCCGATCTCGGAGCGGAAAAATTCTTCGACATCAAGTGCCGCAAGGCGGGGCTGAAGCCGGATGCGGCGGTGATCGTCGCGACCGTCCGGGCGCTGAAGATGAATGGCGGGGTGAAGAAGGAAGATCTCGGCACGGAGGATGTCGCGGCCCTGAAGAAGGGCTGCGCCAATCTTGGCCGGCACGTCGCCAATGTGCGCCGTTTCGGCGTGCCCGTCGTCGTGGCGATCAACCATTTCGTCTCGGATACCGACGCCGAGATCGCGGCAGTCAAGGAATTCGTCTCGAGGCTTGGCGCCGAGGCGATCCTCTGCCGCCATTGGGCGCTGGGTTCGGCCGGCATCGAGGAACTGGCGCACAAGGTGGTGGAACTGGCCGAATCTGGGCAGGCGAAATTCCAGCCGCTTTACGGCGACGATCTTTCGCTGTTCGAGAAGATCGAGATCGTCGCCTCGAAGATCTACCATGCCGGCGAGGTGACGGCCGACAAGGCGGTGCGCGACCAGTTGCAGACATGGGAGGAGCAGGGTTACGGCAAGCTGCCGATCTGCATGGCGAAGACGCAATATTCCTTCTCCACCGATCCGAACCTGCGCGGCGCGCCGGAAGGCCACATCGTCACCGTGCGAGAGGTGCGGCTTTCGGCGGGAGCGGGCTTCGTCGTCGCCATCACCGGCGAGATCATGACGATGCCGGGCCTGCCGAAATCTCCGTCGGCGGAACGGATTTTCCTGAACGACCAGGGTTATATCGAGGGGTTGTTTTAG